In Duganella zoogloeoides, a single genomic region encodes these proteins:
- a CDS encoding NAD(P)-binding protein, which produces MMHSPLQLKNAEMYGFFIKGDSARLQATLDDTLNRVAGARMRFKAISPYVLTTFTRVNHANSAVAVDQAKGWITEIDIVTWIMVGAMDEEGELAHIYYYPAHIFVDDGMALINGRELFGYPKYLCEYEIPTAGTEPLRCSVAAKGFQPFSPETRIALHPLLEVNATHKTGVEKPVHSVLDLIEEAITLFLSIPDFFNLDVAGWDDIISLLRNPRIDQIFLKQFPDSAGIKAVYQAILAAPATIEKIHGGKLLGYEYQAVLHAFDSFPLDQTLGFKLGSQEAILPFNLNFDFTAQPGEELIDNSTIAPQKIAVLGGGVSAMTAAYYLSDQPGWQNNYDITVYQQGWRLGGKGASGRNPQYGQRIEEHGLHIWFGFYTNAFKMIKQAYGSLHRPPGAPLATWQDAFKQHDYVALSEDVRGHWRNWSIVFPTLPGVPGEGDQEITLWQLAVAMVGWIEKWIKSLDRLTEALDLEDHPHHTGIVPDWLYHLAEGVANTVGELADDFKLLGSALSGMVANLSPDTRRHSALEHHALAGVMAGVRSRLHSRYGKLLARADSANASDAGADIMDDVRRLFICIDLGTTVMKGVFDDGVLKHGFDVINDIDFRAWLRKHGGNEELSVNSAPVRGFYDLVFAYEGGDFGKPNIEAGTLLRAMARIGLCYKGGIMFKMQAGMGDVVFTPLYEALVARGVKFKFFHKVEELVPDGSQIGSIRMTEQVAMAAGREYYPLVDVKGLACWPSQPLYEQLDPDQAELLQVKEINLESHWTDWPQQYQERFGKPLPTHTLKRGIDFDQVVFGISIGSLPVLCPQLLAQSPALLATSEQVKTVATQAYQVWLDKDLTQMGWSYQPKGQQPVLSGFTEPYDTWAPMDQLLVREDWPAGLEPRNVSYFCSALTVSDYPPATDTGFPARMALQAKEGAINQLSHEIAALWSAAGPAGAFPWQWLVDGSDATGVQRFDAQYWRANVDPSERYVMSVVGSTKYRLRTDQSGFSNLFLTGDWIKTGLNAGCVEAAVMAGMQTSRAISGYPIDIDGETDFM; this is translated from the coding sequence CCGAGATGTACGGCTTTTTCATCAAGGGCGACAGCGCCCGCCTGCAGGCCACGCTCGACGACACGCTCAACCGCGTGGCCGGTGCACGGATGCGCTTCAAGGCGATTTCCCCGTACGTGCTCACCACGTTCACGCGTGTTAATCACGCCAATTCGGCGGTGGCGGTGGACCAGGCCAAGGGCTGGATCACCGAGATCGACATCGTCACCTGGATCATGGTGGGCGCCATGGACGAAGAGGGCGAACTGGCCCACATCTATTACTATCCGGCGCACATTTTTGTCGATGACGGCATGGCGCTGATCAACGGCCGCGAGCTGTTCGGCTACCCGAAATACCTGTGCGAATACGAGATCCCCACCGCCGGCACCGAGCCGCTGCGCTGTTCAGTGGCCGCCAAGGGTTTTCAACCGTTTTCGCCGGAGACCCGCATCGCGCTGCATCCGCTGCTGGAAGTGAATGCGACCCACAAGACCGGCGTCGAAAAGCCCGTGCACAGCGTGCTCGACCTGATCGAGGAAGCCATCACGCTGTTTCTGTCGATCCCCGATTTCTTCAACCTCGACGTGGCGGGGTGGGATGACATCATCTCGCTGCTGCGCAATCCGCGCATCGACCAGATTTTTCTCAAGCAGTTCCCCGACAGCGCCGGCATCAAGGCCGTGTACCAGGCCATCCTGGCGGCGCCTGCCACCATCGAGAAAATCCACGGCGGCAAGCTGCTCGGCTACGAGTACCAGGCCGTGCTGCATGCCTTCGACAGCTTCCCGCTCGACCAGACCCTGGGCTTCAAGCTGGGCTCGCAAGAAGCCATCCTGCCGTTCAACCTCAACTTCGATTTCACCGCCCAGCCGGGCGAGGAGCTGATCGACAACTCCACCATCGCGCCGCAGAAGATTGCCGTGCTTGGCGGCGGCGTGTCGGCCATGACCGCGGCGTATTACCTGAGCGACCAGCCGGGCTGGCAGAACAACTACGACATCACCGTGTACCAACAGGGCTGGCGGCTGGGCGGCAAGGGCGCCAGCGGGCGTAACCCGCAGTACGGCCAGCGCATCGAGGAACACGGCCTGCACATCTGGTTCGGCTTCTACACCAACGCCTTCAAGATGATCAAGCAAGCGTATGGCAGCTTGCACCGTCCGCCCGGCGCGCCGCTGGCCACCTGGCAGGATGCGTTCAAGCAGCACGACTACGTGGCGCTGTCGGAAGACGTGCGTGGCCACTGGCGCAACTGGTCGATCGTGTTCCCGACCCTGCCGGGCGTGCCGGGCGAGGGCGACCAGGAAATCACCTTATGGCAGCTGGCGGTGGCCATGGTCGGCTGGATCGAAAAATGGATCAAGAGCCTCGACCGCCTGACCGAGGCGCTGGACCTGGAAGACCATCCACACCACACCGGCATCGTGCCCGACTGGCTGTACCACCTGGCCGAGGGCGTGGCCAATACCGTGGGCGAGCTGGCCGACGACTTCAAATTGCTGGGCAGCGCCTTGTCGGGCATGGTGGCCAACCTGTCGCCCGATACCCGCCGCCATAGCGCGCTGGAGCACCACGCGCTGGCCGGTGTGATGGCCGGCGTGCGCTCGCGCCTGCACAGCCGCTACGGCAAGCTGCTGGCGCGCGCGGACAGCGCCAACGCCAGTGACGCCGGCGCCGACATCATGGACGATGTGCGGCGCCTGTTCATCTGCATCGACCTCGGCACTACTGTCATGAAGGGCGTGTTCGACGACGGCGTGCTCAAGCACGGCTTCGATGTCATCAACGACATCGATTTCCGCGCCTGGCTGCGCAAGCACGGCGGCAACGAGGAGCTGTCGGTGAATTCGGCGCCGGTGCGCGGCTTCTACGACCTGGTATTCGCCTACGAGGGCGGCGACTTCGGCAAGCCGAATATCGAGGCTGGCACGCTGCTGCGGGCCATGGCGCGCATTGGCCTCTGCTACAAGGGTGGCATCATGTTCAAGATGCAGGCCGGCATGGGCGACGTGGTGTTTACGCCGCTGTACGAGGCGCTGGTGGCGCGCGGCGTCAAGTTCAAGTTCTTCCACAAGGTCGAAGAACTGGTGCCGGACGGGTCACAGATCGGCAGCATCCGCATGACCGAACAGGTAGCCATGGCCGCCGGCCGGGAGTACTACCCGCTGGTGGACGTCAAGGGCCTGGCGTGCTGGCCAAGCCAGCCTTTGTACGAGCAGCTCGATCCCGACCAGGCCGAGCTGCTGCAAGTCAAGGAAATCAACCTCGAATCGCACTGGACCGACTGGCCGCAGCAGTACCAGGAGCGCTTCGGCAAGCCGCTGCCCACGCACACGCTCAAGCGCGGCATCGATTTCGACCAGGTGGTGTTCGGCATTTCGATCGGCTCGCTGCCGGTGCTGTGCCCGCAGTTGCTGGCGCAAAGCCCGGCGCTGCTGGCTACGTCCGAGCAGGTGAAAACGGTGGCGACGCAAGCGTACCAGGTGTGGCTGGACAAGGATCTGACCCAGATGGGCTGGAGCTATCAGCCCAAGGGCCAGCAACCGGTGCTCAGCGGCTTTACCGAGCCGTACGACACCTGGGCGCCGATGGACCAATTGCTGGTGCGCGAAGACTGGCCGGCCGGACTCGAGCCGCGCAACGTCTCGTACTTCTGCAGCGCGCTGACCGTGAGCGACTACCCGCCGGCCACCGACACCGGTTTCCCGGCGCGCATGGCGCTGCAAGCGAAGGAGGGCGCGATCAACCAGCTCAGTCACGAGATCGCCGCACTGTGGTCCGCTGCCGGCCCTGCTGGCGCGTTCCCGTGGCAATGGCTGGTCGATGGCTCGGACGCCACCGGCGTGCAGCGCTTCGACGCCCAGTATTGGCGCGCCAATGTCGATCCGTCGGAGCGTTACGTGATGTCGGTGGTGGGGAGCACGAAATATCGGCTGCGCACCGATCAGTCGGGATTCAGCAACCTGTTTTTGACGGGGGACTGGATCAAGACCGGCCTTAATGCCGGTTGCGTGGAGGCGGCGGTGATGGCGGGGATGCAGACGTCGCGTGCGATCAGTGGATATCCCATTGATATCGACGGCGAAACCGACTTCATGTGA